The following are encoded in a window of Rosa chinensis cultivar Old Blush chromosome 4, RchiOBHm-V2, whole genome shotgun sequence genomic DNA:
- the LOC112195918 gene encoding probable 1-deoxy-D-xylulose-5-phosphate synthase 2, chloroplastic, with protein sequence MDSVLRTSFVPLLHSQDGSHSFSCTPNFFSASPPHPSNQKMFNGTAVALHNNSIDDKSTFMKGGHQESQNNGKLPKSKLLNFSGERPSTPILDTINYPIHMRNLSIEELGILADELREEIVYTVSKIGGHLSSSLGVSELTVALHHVFNTPEDKIIWDVGHQTYPHKILTGRRSRMQTIRQTCGLSGFPKRHESVHDAFGVGHSSTSISAALGMAVARDLQGKKNHVIAVIGDGAMTGGQAYEALNNAGYLDSNLIIILNDNKQVSLPTATVDGPAPPVGALSKALTRLQSTQKFQQLREAAKGMTKKIGHQAHEVAAKVDSYMRGMVGGSGACLFEELGLQYIGPVDGHNVEDLVYILNNIKSLPVPGPVLIHVITEKGKGYAPAEVAPDKMHGVVKFDTKSGTQLKAKSSTHSYTQYFAESLIAEAKRDDKVVAIHAAMGSGTGLNLFQKQFPDRCFDVGIAEQHAITFAAGLAAEGLKPFCAIYSSFLQRGYDQVAHDVDLQKLPVRFAIDRAGLVGADGPTHCGAFDTTFMACLPNMVVMAPSSESELMHMVATASAIDDRPSCFRYPRGNGIGSILPPDNKGTPLEVGKGRVLREGCRVAILGYGTIVQSCIAAAELLQVLNISTTVADARFCKPLDGNLIRQLAQEHEILITVEEGSIGGFSSHVSQFLGLNGLLDGKLKWRSMMLPDRYIEHGSQKHQTEAAGLSSRHIVTTVVSLLGERKDALHLLNFRTNTTDS encoded by the exons ATGGATTCTGTTCTTAGAACTAGTTTCGTTCCCTTACTCCATTCTCAAGATGGTAGTCATTCATTTTCATGCACTCCAAATTTCTTTTCCGCATCTCCTCCTCACCCCAGCAACCAGAAAATG TTCAATGGGACAGCTGTTGCTCTTCACAATAATTCAATTGATGACAAGAGCACTTTCATGAAGGGAGGTCACCAAGAAAGCCAGAATAATGGCAAGCTACCGAAATCAAAACTGCTGAATTTCTCAGGAGAAAGGCCCTCAACTCCAATTCTGGACACCATAAACTATCCCATTCACATGAGAAATCTTTCTATTGAG GAACTTGGAATTTTAGCGGATGAACTTAGGGAAGAGATTGTTTACACAGTGTCAAAGATTGGGGGTCACCTGAGCTCAAGCCTGGGAGTTTCTGAGTTAACAGTTGCACTTCACCATGTTTTCAACACTCCTGAAGATAAGATAATTTGGGATGTTGGTCACCAG ACCTACCCTCATAAGATTTTAACTGGTCGGAGGTCGAGAATGCAAACAATCCGACAGACTTGCGGGCTTTCAGGCTTCCCCAAGAGGCATGAGAGTGTGCATGATGCCTTTGGAGTTGGCCATAGTTCCACTAGCATTTCAGCTGCTCTAG GAATGGCAGTTGCTAGAGATTTGCAAGGCAAGAAGAATCATGTGATTGCAGTGATAGGAGATGGAGCCATGACAGGGGGACAGGCATATGAGGCATTAAACAATGCAGGCTACCTTGATTCTAATCTTATAATCATCTTGAATGACAACAAGCAAGTCTCTCTGCCAACTGCCACTGTCGACGGCCCTGCCCCTCCAGTTGGAGCTCTAAGCAAAGCACTCACAAGATTACAGTCTACTCAAAAGTTCCAACAGCTACGTGAAGCTGCAAAG GGTATGACCAAGAAAATTGGACACCAAGCACATGAAGTTGCTGCTAAAGTTGACTCCTACATGAGAGGAATGGTGGGTGGTTCTGGGGCATGTCTGTTTGAAGAACTTGGACTCCAATATATTGGTCCTGTGGATGGTCATAATGTCGAAGACCTTGTCTACATTTTGAACAACATTAAATCCTTACCAGTACCAGGGCCTGTTCTGATTCATGTCATCACTGAGAAAGGAAAAGGCTATGCTCCAGCTGAAGTTGCCCCTGATAAGATGCATG GTGTTGTAAAATTTGACACCAAGTCAGGGACTCAGTTGAAGGCGAAATCAAGTACTCATTCATACACGCAGTACTTTGCAGAGTCCTTAATTGCGGAAGCAAAGAGAGATGATAAAGTTGTAGCCATCCATGCTGCAATGGGAAGTGGTACTGGACTCAACTTGTTCCAGAAACAATTCCCAGACAGATGTTTCGATGTTGGGATAGCAGAACAGCATGCTATTACCTTTGCTGCTGGCCTAGCTGCTGAAGGCCTTAAACCTTTCTGTGCTATTTACTCTTCGTTTCTTCAGAGGGGTTATGATcag GTGGCTCATGATGTAGACTTACAAAAGCTCCCGGTGAGATTTGCTATAGATAGGGCTGGTCTTGTAGGTGCAGATGGTCCAACACATTGCGGAGCCTTTGATACAACTTTCATGGCTTGTTTACCTAACATGGTGGTCATGGCCCCTTCTTCTGAGAGTGAACTTATGCACATGGTTGCCACGGCTTCTGCCATAGATGATAGGCCTAGTTGCTTCCGATACCCTAGAGGAAACGGCATTGGGTCAATTCTTCCACCAGACAACAAAGGAACCCCATTGGAG GTTGGCAAGGGAAGGGTGTTAAGGGAAGGTTGTAGAGTGGCTATTTTGGGTTACGGAACAATAGTACAAAGCTGTATAGCAGCAGCTGAGCTGCTTCAAGTTCTCAACATCTCCACAACTGTGGCTGATGCACGATTCTGCAAGCCTCTTGATGGAAATTTGATCAGACAGCTAGCTCAAGAACATGAGATTCTCATTACCGTTGAAGAAGGATCAATCGGAGGATTCAGCTCCCACGTTTCCCAATTCTTAGGCTTGAATGGATTACTTGATGGCAAGCTCAAG TGGAGGTCTATGATGCTTCCTGACAGATATATTGAACATGGATCTCAGAAACACCAAACTGAAGCAGCAGGGTTGAGTTCCAGGCATATTGTAACAACTGTGGTGTCACTCTTAGGTGAACGTAAGGATGCCCTTCACCTTCTCAACTTTCGGACCAATACTACAGATAGCTAG